A single genomic interval of Plodia interpunctella isolate USDA-ARS_2022_Savannah chromosome 16, ilPloInte3.2, whole genome shotgun sequence harbors:
- the LOC128676802 gene encoding lipase member H-A-like, with amino-acid sequence MIFLYIFLVPVILSCSGHGYRINRTEEGYPVSFLSDCPGSMKPTEIADNFKHNIEIYVFGYYAPLGEGRTRKYTYNQVKGLAKDPTIDWNRKTILYVPGWFDNIKNLPIAYVMRKLYKQMGYNVLILEIINFMTQEWPIAARAMMGVGDQVGEMLARLKRHQPKFDPKKLEITGISLGGQTMGFIAKSYYNRTGVKISRLTGMDCAGPCFRNRGPEGRVDESDADFVDLILTNIDTYGMAAPVGHVNIYVNGGEYQPGDGYWMSCGPFCSHSRSVPLQMLSLLYPDSFIAIKCDSVQDARDGNCYDRKPMETITLGPKMDRNARGIYYLATSSQLPYYMGERGLKKENDFVLKKLTAMNKDLLTY; translated from the exons atgatatttttatacatcttTTTGGTGCCAGTGATCCTATCCTGCAGTGGCCATGGTTATCGGATCAACAGAACCGAAGAGGGATATCCCGTTTCATTTTTGTCAGACT GTCCCGGTTCAATGAAACCCACAGAAATCGctgataattttaaacacaacATTGAGATATACGTGTTTGGGTATTACGCCCCACTTGGTGAAGGGCGGACCCGCAAATACACGTACAACCAGGTGAAAGGGTTAGCGAAAGACCCTACGATAGACTGGAACAGAAAAACGATATTGTACGTGCCTGGATGGTTTGACAACATCAAGAATTTACCTATAGCTTACGTCATGAGGAAACTGTACAAACAAATGGGATATAATGTGTTGAtacttgaaattattaatttcatgacACAAGAATGGCCcat CGCAGCTCGTGCCATGATGGGTGTGGGCGATCAGGTGGGTGAGATGTTGGCCCGGCTGAAACGACACCAGCCTAAGTTTGATCCTAAGAAGTTAGAGATAACTGGCATCAGTCTTGGAGGGCAAACTATGGGCTTCATTGCAAAGAGCTACTACAATCGTACAG gtgtcaaaatttcaagacttACAGGAATGGACTGTGCCGGTCCCTGCTTCAGAAACCGAGGACCTGAAGGCAGGGTTGACGAGAGTGACGCTGACTTCGTGGACTTGATCCTAACAAACATAGACACATACGGAATGGCTGCTCCAGTTGGCCACGTCAACATTTACGTCAACGGTGGAGAATACCAACCAGGAGATGGATATTGGATGTCATGTGGTCCATTCTGCAGTCATTCTCGAAGTGTTCCCTTACAAATgctttctttattatatccAGATTCATTTATAGCTATAAAATGCGACTCCGTTCAAGATGCAAGAGACGGTAATTGCTATGATAGGAAACCAATGGAAACTATAACTTTAGGACCGAAAATGGATAGAAACGCTAgaggtatatattatttagctaCATCCAGCCAACTCCCTTATTACATGGGTGAAAGAggattgaaaaaagaaaatgatttcGTTTTGAAAAAGTTGACTGCAATGAACAAGGATCTTTTGACATATTGA